The Triticum dicoccoides isolate Atlit2015 ecotype Zavitan chromosome 6A, WEW_v2.0, whole genome shotgun sequence genome has a window encoding:
- the LOC119317691 gene encoding GPI-anchored protein LLG1-like → MAAGRGLPLLLVLAALLVGLASASSFISDGVFQAGAGSTTGRTLLQAKRDCPVNFEFQNYTVITSRCKGPKYPAKDCCDSFKEFACPFNNYINDESNDCASTMFSYINLYGKYPPGLFAHECREGKLGLSCEGVPQKDVVKSGVQRARSSSLALITLMCGLVALFFQ, encoded by the exons ATGGCCGCCGGCCGTGGCCTCCCGCTCCTCCTCGTCCTGGCCGCCCTCCTGGTCGGgctcgcctccgcctcctccttcatcTCCG ACGGCGTGTTCCAGGCGGGCGCCGGATCTACCACGGGGAGGACCTTGCTGCAGGCCAAGAGGG ATTGTCCTGTGAACTTTGAGTTCCAAAACTACACCGTCATCACAAGCAGGTGCAAAGGGCCAAAATATCCCGCTAAAGACTGCTGTGATTCTTTCAAGGAATTTGCATGCCCATTTAATAACTACATCAATGATGAAAGCAATGACTGTGCATCCACAATGTTCAGCTACATCAACCTCTATGGAAAGTACCCACCAGGCCTGTTTGCCCACGAGTGCCGAGAAGGCAAGCTAGGTCTTTCTTGCGAAGGCGTCCCCCAGAAAGACGTTGTTAAAAGTGGTGTCCAAAGGGCTCGAAGCAGCTCGCTTGCTTTGATTACTCTCATGTGTGGACTAGTAGCATTATTCTTCcagtag